In Syntrophorhabdales bacterium, the DNA window TGTCATCCTCCTCGATACATCCCCGAGCATGAACCTGCCCGGAAGTAAAGACGGGACGCGACTCGACGAGGCAAAACAGGTGCTGCTCAAGCGTTTACTCGCCTCCCTGACGCAAACCTATGATATCAGGCTCTATGGATTGGGCGATACACTGAGAGAATTGGGCAAAGAAGAAGTGCCCACGCTGAAGCCTGAAAACAAGCGAGTCAACGTCATTGAGGCCCTGAAGAAGCTCGAAGGGAGAGCCTCTTTGGCCGTGCTGCTGAGTGACGGAACGGTCAAACCGCCTGATTCCTCCGGAAGCCTTTCAAACGGATCTCTTTCAAAGAGCCTCCCTGTCCTGACCATCCCCGCGGGAGACCCCGCTGCTTACAGGGACATACTCGTCAGCGCAGCAAAGGCACCCACCGTTGCCTTCATGGGCAGGGAGGTGACCATTGACGCCACGATAGCCAATCGAGGCTATGCGAACGTGACGATCCCAGTGCTTCTGAAGGACGGGGCGAGGCTTGTAACAGCGAAGAGTGTGCATTTCACAAAGAGCGGTGAGAGTCTTTCCGTTTCATTCTCGTTTACGCCCGGCGAAACAGGCAACCACATGATGTCGGTGTCAACGCCGCTGCAGGCGGATGAAAGCATTACGAGTAACAACATCGCCAACCTCTCCATGAAAGTCCTCAGGGACAAGACAAGAATACTCTTCGTGTCCGGCACTCCCAGTCCAAACTATCGCTTCATGAGAATGGCATTAAAAAACGATCCTTCAGTGGATCTGCTCTCGTTCGTCATTTTGAGAACGCCCTCCAATGTGATCAACGTTCCTCTCCAGGAGCAGAGCTTGATACCTTTCCCGGTCGATACCCTTTTTTCCGAAGAGCTCAAGGGTTTCGACCTTCTCATCTTTGACAATCTTCCGCTCCATGTGTATCTGAACCAGAATCATCTCGAATCGATCAAGGATTTCGTGGGATCGGGAGGAGCGTTCGCCCTGATTGGCGGGCCCAACATGTCAGACGGGGGGCGGATTGCCTCAACCCCGCTGAACGAAATCCTTCCCGTTGCATTTGCAAAGGAACCGGATTACTCCCGCAGCGCTCGTTCGGTGCGTGTGACCACTGCCGGTTCGGTCCACCCTGTTACACGCCTGTCAGTTGACAAAGCGCTTAACCTGAGGCTCTGGAGTGAGATGCCTCCGTTGGACGGCGTCAACGATTTGAACGTTAGACGCTCAGGCATGGCGCTTCTCGAAAGCACCTCCTCGCCTCCACACCCTGTCCTCACGGTGGGAAGCTACGGCAAAGGGCGTGTCATGGCGCTGGCCACCGACTTCTCGTGGAAGTGGGGTACGGGAATGGTGGCGCAGGGAGGAGACAATTCAGCATACCTCCGCTTCATAGAAAGAGCCGTGCGCTGGCTCACGAAAGACCCGGCTCTCAATCCTATTACCATGACGCTTCCTGAGCGGCCGGAGGAAGGTGAGGACGCGGAGATCAAAGTTAAGATTGCAGAAGATGAAAGGCTCACGTTTTCTGTGTTCGGTCCTGAAGGAATAAAGCTGCCATCACAGGTCAAATCGGGAGGTGCACCGGGTGAGTACATCGGTTCCTTCCGGCCCGAAAGAAAAGGAACATACAGACTGAGAGCAGAGACAGGGACTGGCTCGCTGGAGGAGCTACTGGTGGCCGGAGGACAGATGGAGAAACTCGACGGAGCACCCGACCATGAGTTCCTGAGTTCGATCAGCGCCGCAACAGGCGGAAAGGTCGTAAGAGCGGAAGACGATCTCGTGTCAGAAATGCGACCCTATATGGAAAAGGCAAAGAAAAGGTATGTAGAGGAGAAAGAGGTGCCGCTATGGAGCCTGCCTTACGCGGTGGCTTTCGTAGTCGCCTGGCTGACAGCCGAATGGTTCTTGCGGCGTCGATGGGGCCTCGCATGAAGAAAGCGTGCTCGAAATTCCAAATTCCAAATACCAAATCCCAAACAATCTCAAATTGCCGAACATCAAATGTTCTAGAACTGCACTGTCGATCAAGCCGAATGGTTGTTTGTTGCTTTTGATTATTTGAAAATCGGAATTTGTTTGAGATTTGGGATTTAGATATTGGAATTTGAAGGCCCGGGAGGTGCTCATGAGGATTAAACGTGTTCTACCCCTCATACTGTATATGATGGCCGCCATAAGCCTTCTCTCCGGGCCGGCTTCTGCCGGCTGCCGTAATCCCAACGTTGCCGAAGGCGACGGGACGTCCGCATTTATCACACCTGTTTCGGCCCTCGGGCCCATCGAAATAAAATGGTTCGGCCATTCTTTCTTCCAGATCACCACCAGCAGCGGCACCAGAATCATCACAGACCCTTTCGGCGCCATGGGTTTTCCAATGCCTGAAGTGTGGCCCCACGTGGTTACCGTGGGCAGAGAACACGGAAATCACAACAATGTCGGCCTCGCAAAAGGGAACCCTCTCGTGCTGCGAGGCTTGAAGGAAGGCGGCTCAGATTGGAATCAGGTAAATACCACATTTCGTGATGTACTCATTTACAATGTGCCTGTTCATCAACGGGGAGTGCCTGAATATTGGGGCTTGAGGGGCTCGGCGTTTGTTTTTGAGGTGGACGGCCTCTGCATTCTTCACTCCGGCGACGTAAGCGAGCCCTTTAACGAGGATCAGCTTCAGCTTATCGGTCACATTGATGTTCTGTTACAGACCATAGGCGGCATATACACTGCCGGTCCGGAAGGGGCAAAGAAAATAATCGAACAACTCGATCCCAAGATCGTCATACCGATGCATTACTGGCCGAGTATGGGAAACGTTCTGGAACGGTTCACCTCAGGACCGTACAAAGCGCGTTTTCTCGAAACAAACACGTTCGCAGTCAGTAAGGACACACTGCCCGCCGAAACCGAGATCATCGTGTTGAAGGTTTTGAGAAACGGCGACTTATAGAATAGGTAAAGACAACAGCAGGAAAAAAATAATGAAGGTTAAGGTTAAGAAAAAGGACGAGGACCTTTGTTTGTCGAGCCCAACCTGAGCCGCTCCATTCTTCTTAATCTTAGCCTCGGTCTTTTCCTCTACCTTCTTTATCCCTTACCTTTGCCTGTTTCATCTCTTTCCTGTTCTTCACCTGCCGTTTGAGATGAGACATCTGCCGCTCTGA includes these proteins:
- a CDS encoding glutamine amidotransferase, yielding MNLHLTTSSLARLSAAPILPLWILALLLAAGVAAAILQYRSIRGRLGERKAIVLSLMRLSLFCMLLLFMLNISVTTRKEHATVPSIVILLDTSPSMNLPGSKDGTRLDEAKQVLLKRLLASLTQTYDIRLYGLGDTLRELGKEEVPTLKPENKRVNVIEALKKLEGRASLAVLLSDGTVKPPDSSGSLSNGSLSKSLPVLTIPAGDPAAYRDILVSAAKAPTVAFMGREVTIDATIANRGYANVTIPVLLKDGARLVTAKSVHFTKSGESLSVSFSFTPGETGNHMMSVSTPLQADESITSNNIANLSMKVLRDKTRILFVSGTPSPNYRFMRMALKNDPSVDLLSFVILRTPSNVINVPLQEQSLIPFPVDTLFSEELKGFDLLIFDNLPLHVYLNQNHLESIKDFVGSGGAFALIGGPNMSDGGRIASTPLNEILPVAFAKEPDYSRSARSVRVTTAGSVHPVTRLSVDKALNLRLWSEMPPLDGVNDLNVRRSGMALLESTSSPPHPVLTVGSYGKGRVMALATDFSWKWGTGMVAQGGDNSAYLRFIERAVRWLTKDPALNPITMTLPERPEEGEDAEIKVKIAEDERLTFSVFGPEGIKLPSQVKSGGAPGEYIGSFRPERKGTYRLRAETGTGSLEELLVAGGQMEKLDGAPDHEFLSSISAATGGKVVRAEDDLVSEMRPYMEKAKKRYVEEKEVPLWSLPYAVAFVVAWLTAEWFLRRRWGLA
- a CDS encoding MBL fold metallo-hydrolase — protein: MRIKRVLPLILYMMAAISLLSGPASAGCRNPNVAEGDGTSAFITPVSALGPIEIKWFGHSFFQITTSSGTRIITDPFGAMGFPMPEVWPHVVTVGREHGNHNNVGLAKGNPLVLRGLKEGGSDWNQVNTTFRDVLIYNVPVHQRGVPEYWGLRGSAFVFEVDGLCILHSGDVSEPFNEDQLQLIGHIDVLLQTIGGIYTAGPEGAKKIIEQLDPKIVIPMHYWPSMGNVLERFTSGPYKARFLETNTFAVSKDTLPAETEIIVLKVLRNGDL